A region of Mustela lutreola isolate mMusLut2 chromosome 17, mMusLut2.pri, whole genome shotgun sequence DNA encodes the following proteins:
- the MMD2 gene encoding monocyte to macrophage differentiation factor 2 isoform X2, which translates to MTAAACAETYRFMNHRVPAHKRYQPTEYEHAANCATHALWIIPSILGSSNLYFLSDDDWEAISAWVYGLGLCGLFVVSTVFHTISWKKSHLRMVEHCLHMFDRMVIYFFIAASYAPWLNLRELGPWASHMRWLVWIMASVGTIYVFFFHERYKLVELLCYVIMGFFPALVILSMPNTEGIWELMTGGVFYCLGMVFFKSDGRIPFAHAIWHLFVAFGAGTHYYAIWRYLYLPSTLQAKVSK; encoded by the exons GTTCATGAACCACCGAGTCCCCGCCCACAAGAGGTACCAGCCCACCGAGTACGAGCATGCGGCCAACTGCGCCACCCACGCT ctctggatCATTCCCAGCATCCTCGGCAGCTCCAACCTCTACTTCCTGTCCGACGACGACTGGGAGGCCATCTCCGCCTGGGTCTATGGGCTTGGCCTCTGTGGGCTCTTCGTGGTGTCCACAGTGTTCCACACCATCTCCTGGAAGAAGAGCCATCTCAG GATGGTGGAGCATTGCCTGCACATGTTCGACCGTATGGTCATCTACTTCTTCATCGCGGCGTCCTACGCACCCTG GCTGAACCTTCGGGAGCTGGGCCCCTGGGCTTCCCATATGCGTTGGCTGGTCTGGATCATGGCCTCGGTGGGCaccatttatgtcttctttttccaCGAGCG GTACAAGCTGGTGGAGCTGCTCTGCTACGTCATCATGGGTTTCTTCCCCGCCCTGGTCATCCTCTCAATG CCCAACACCGAGGGCATCTGGGAGCTGATGACTGGAGGGGTCTTCTACTGCTTGGGTATGGTGTTCTTCAAGAGTGACGGGAGGATCCCCTTTGCCCACGCCATCTGGCATCTCTTTGTGGCCTTCGGGGCTGGTACCCACTACTATGCCATCTGGAGATACCTCTATCTGCCCAGCACCCTGCAGGCCAAGGTGTCCAAATGA
- the MMD2 gene encoding monocyte to macrophage differentiation factor 2 isoform X3: MNHRVPAHKRYQPTEYEHAANCATHALWIIPSILGSSNLYFLSDDDWEAISAWVYGLGLCGLFVVSTVFHTISWKKSHLRMVEHCLHMFDRMVIYFFIAASYAPWLNLRELGPWASHMRWLVWIMASVGTIYVFFFHERYKLVELLCYVIMGFFPALVILSMPNTEGIWELMTGGVFYCLGMVFFKSDGRIPFAHAIWHLFVAFGAGTHYYAIWRYLYLPSTLQAKVSK; encoded by the exons ATGAACCACCGAGTCCCCGCCCACAAGAGGTACCAGCCCACCGAGTACGAGCATGCGGCCAACTGCGCCACCCACGCT ctctggatCATTCCCAGCATCCTCGGCAGCTCCAACCTCTACTTCCTGTCCGACGACGACTGGGAGGCCATCTCCGCCTGGGTCTATGGGCTTGGCCTCTGTGGGCTCTTCGTGGTGTCCACAGTGTTCCACACCATCTCCTGGAAGAAGAGCCATCTCAG GATGGTGGAGCATTGCCTGCACATGTTCGACCGTATGGTCATCTACTTCTTCATCGCGGCGTCCTACGCACCCTG GCTGAACCTTCGGGAGCTGGGCCCCTGGGCTTCCCATATGCGTTGGCTGGTCTGGATCATGGCCTCGGTGGGCaccatttatgtcttctttttccaCGAGCG GTACAAGCTGGTGGAGCTGCTCTGCTACGTCATCATGGGTTTCTTCCCCGCCCTGGTCATCCTCTCAATG CCCAACACCGAGGGCATCTGGGAGCTGATGACTGGAGGGGTCTTCTACTGCTTGGGTATGGTGTTCTTCAAGAGTGACGGGAGGATCCCCTTTGCCCACGCCATCTGGCATCTCTTTGTGGCCTTCGGGGCTGGTACCCACTACTATGCCATCTGGAGATACCTCTATCTGCCCAGCACCCTGCAGGCCAAGGTGTCCAAATGA
- the MMD2 gene encoding monocyte to macrophage differentiation factor 2 isoform X1: protein MFAPRLLDFQKTKYARFMNHRVPAHKRYQPTEYEHAANCATHALWIIPSILGSSNLYFLSDDDWEAISAWVYGLGLCGLFVVSTVFHTISWKKSHLRMVEHCLHMFDRMVIYFFIAASYAPWLNLRELGPWASHMRWLVWIMASVGTIYVFFFHERYKLVELLCYVIMGFFPALVILSMPNTEGIWELMTGGVFYCLGMVFFKSDGRIPFAHAIWHLFVAFGAGTHYYAIWRYLYLPSTLQAKVSK from the exons GTTCATGAACCACCGAGTCCCCGCCCACAAGAGGTACCAGCCCACCGAGTACGAGCATGCGGCCAACTGCGCCACCCACGCT ctctggatCATTCCCAGCATCCTCGGCAGCTCCAACCTCTACTTCCTGTCCGACGACGACTGGGAGGCCATCTCCGCCTGGGTCTATGGGCTTGGCCTCTGTGGGCTCTTCGTGGTGTCCACAGTGTTCCACACCATCTCCTGGAAGAAGAGCCATCTCAG GATGGTGGAGCATTGCCTGCACATGTTCGACCGTATGGTCATCTACTTCTTCATCGCGGCGTCCTACGCACCCTG GCTGAACCTTCGGGAGCTGGGCCCCTGGGCTTCCCATATGCGTTGGCTGGTCTGGATCATGGCCTCGGTGGGCaccatttatgtcttctttttccaCGAGCG GTACAAGCTGGTGGAGCTGCTCTGCTACGTCATCATGGGTTTCTTCCCCGCCCTGGTCATCCTCTCAATG CCCAACACCGAGGGCATCTGGGAGCTGATGACTGGAGGGGTCTTCTACTGCTTGGGTATGGTGTTCTTCAAGAGTGACGGGAGGATCCCCTTTGCCCACGCCATCTGGCATCTCTTTGTGGCCTTCGGGGCTGGTACCCACTACTATGCCATCTGGAGATACCTCTATCTGCCCAGCACCCTGCAGGCCAAGGTGTCCAAATGA
- the MMD2 gene encoding monocyte to macrophage differentiation factor 2 isoform X4, with protein sequence MFAPRLLDFQKTKYARFMNHRVPAHKRYQPTEYEHAANCATHALWIIPSILGSSNLYFLSDDDWEAISAWVYGLGLCGLFVVSTVFHTISWKKSHLRMVEHCLHMFDRMVIYFFIAASYAPWLNLRELGPWASHMRWLVWIMASVGTIYVFFFHERYKLVELLCYVIMGFFPALVILSMGSDPRWSCSVEEMVKEPLCLEQSVPGPRTST encoded by the exons GTTCATGAACCACCGAGTCCCCGCCCACAAGAGGTACCAGCCCACCGAGTACGAGCATGCGGCCAACTGCGCCACCCACGCT ctctggatCATTCCCAGCATCCTCGGCAGCTCCAACCTCTACTTCCTGTCCGACGACGACTGGGAGGCCATCTCCGCCTGGGTCTATGGGCTTGGCCTCTGTGGGCTCTTCGTGGTGTCCACAGTGTTCCACACCATCTCCTGGAAGAAGAGCCATCTCAG GATGGTGGAGCATTGCCTGCACATGTTCGACCGTATGGTCATCTACTTCTTCATCGCGGCGTCCTACGCACCCTG GCTGAACCTTCGGGAGCTGGGCCCCTGGGCTTCCCATATGCGTTGGCTGGTCTGGATCATGGCCTCGGTGGGCaccatttatgtcttctttttccaCGAGCG GTACAAGCTGGTGGAGCTGCTCTGCTACGTCATCATGGGTTTCTTCCCCGCCCTGGTCATCCTCTCAATG GGCAGTGACCCAAGGTGGAGTTGCAGCGTGGAGGAGATGGTGAAGGAACCGCTTTGTCTGGAACAGTCAGTTCCTGGGCCTCGTACATCCACCTGA